The nucleotide window ATATATTTTTGATTTTTGGAGTACTCTTCGTGTTAACCTGCTTTTTATTGATATGGAGAGTGTTTAGTTAGTTAGGTAAGGTTTTATTCTATTAACTAATTGGTTACTTAAATATGTGTTATGCCAGCCTATTTATTTTGATCTAATCCCATTTATTGTGATCTTTGAGGGCTGATTTTGAACGTTATGAACAGCATTTTGATTGAAGGTATTTTAATTTTAATGATATAATCTGAGTACCAATGGCCAGAGTTGAAGTAGAAATGCCCCAGATGGGCGAATCGGTAATGGAAGGCACCGTTATTGAATGGAGTAAAGAGATCGGTGATGAAGTAGAAGAAGATGAAACGCTTCTTGAAATTGCTACTGACAAAGTAGATACCGAAGTGCCCTCACCCCAAGCTGGAATTCTTATTGAAAAATTAGCCAAAGAAGGCGATACCATTGAGGTCGGCCAACCCATTGCAGTTATAGAAACGGATGCTGATGCGGCCGATACTTCAGGTGACAGTGGATCTACAGAGGAAGAAGCCGAAGAATCAGAGACGGAAGAAGGTTCTTCTGCGCCAGAGACTTCGGAGACTGAGGAGTCTCCCGAAGAAACAGGTGGTGGAGATGCTGATGACGAAGGCGAACGTGTTGAGGTTCAGATGCCTCAAATGGGTGAATCAGTGATGGAAGGTACGGTCATTGAATGGGCTAAGGCCATCGGTGATGAAGTGGAAGAAGATGAAACACTTTTAGAAATTTCTACAGATAAAGTAGATACGGAAGTGCCTTCGCCCCAAGCCGGTACATTGGTTGAAATTCTGGTTGAAGAAGGGGACACCGTCGAGGTTGGACAAACCATTGCTGTTATTGCTACCGGCAAGGCCGCTTCGGGTGCTGCTTCAACTACAAAGCCTACATCTGATACTCAGAAGAAAGAAGAAACGACATCAACACAAGAGCAAAAATCACAACCTGCTGCATCTACCAGTACAAATGGGGCACCCTCTGGTGGAAGTGAACCACAGCGTATTGGCAGTGACGGACGATTCTATTCTCCGTTAGTTCGGTCTATTGCTAAGGAAGAAGGCATCTCCCAAGAAGAGCTGGAAAGTATTGAAGGTTCTGGTCAGGGCGGCCGCGTTTCCAAAGAGGATGTGATGAGTTACCTTGAAGATCGTAAGGCTGGCAAGGCACAACAAACTGCACAGCCTTCAGGTGGACTCAGTAAGCCGAGCATGCAATCACAGCCTGCTGCAAAAGGTAAGGAAGGATCTATTTCTGCCGGTGAACTTGATGTGCAACGCCCATCCGAAAATGTCGAGCGCGTCAAGATGGATCGTATGCGTAAGATGATTGCCGAGCACATGGTGAAATCTAAGCAGACGTCGGCCCATGTAACCACTTTTTCTGAAGTGGATGTAACCAATTTGGTCCGCTGGCGCGAAGCTAATAAGCAGGAATTCCAGGAGCGGGCTGGTGTTAAGCTGACCTATACGCCACTTTTCATTGAAAAAATGATTCAGGCTATACGCGAGTTTCCGCTTATCAACAGTTCGGTGGATACCGAGAATGATGAAATTCTGTTGAAGCGTGATATCAACTTTGGCTTGGCCGTGGCGCTGGGTGAAGGGGGTAAAGGCGGATTGATTGTCCCTGTGATTAAGCATGCACAAGAGAAAAATCTTGTCGGCTTGGCAAAATCGGTTAACGATCTTGCGATCAAGGCGCGGAACAAGAACTTGAATCCCGATGACTTGGTTGGCGGAACGATTACGCTTACAAACTACGGAAGTGTAGGTAACCTGATGGGTACGCCTATTATCAATCAGCCACAAGTTGCTATTATCGGAACGGGTGCTATTGAAAAACGTCCCGTTGTGCGCGAAACGTCGGAAGGGGATGTGATTGCCATTCGACACATGATGTATCTCTCAATGAGTTACGATCACCGTATTGTTGATGGTGCTCATGGCGGAGCATTCCTTAACCGAGTTAAAGAGCTACTCGAAAACTTCGATCCCGAGCGCGCGGTGTAAGAAGTCGAAATTATAATAATCTGAAAGAAGGGGTTTATGGCAATAAACCCCTTCTTTATTGGGAATTATATGGAATCACAGCGAAGCATTGCAGACATTCGTGACAAAGTACAATCCTTTAAGAGGGAGGGAAATACGGTCGCATTTGTGCCCACGATGGGAGCACTGCACGAGGGACATCTGTCCCTTTTTCGGCTTGCTCAACAAAAGGCTGATAAGGTCATTGCTTCTATCTATGTAAATCCCGAACAGTTTGCTCCTGATGAGGATTTTGAGGAATATCCGCGAGAGTTACAAGATGATCTGGAAAAGTGCGAAGAAGAAGGAGTTGCAGCTGTTTTTGCACCCACTGATGAGATTATGTATCCCGGGAAGCAGTTTTTAAGTATTGAGGTGGATGAACTTAATGAATATATGGATGGCGGTTCGCGCCCAGGTTTTTTTGAGGGAATTTTGCTGGTTGTAAATAAGCTCTTCAATATTATCAAACCTGATTTTGCGGTGTTCGGTCAAAAGGATATCCAGCAGTTCCGTATTCTGCAGCAGATGGTCACCGAATTTAATCATGATATTGAATTGGTCATGGGGCCAATCAAGCGAGCGAATGACGGATTGGCGTTGAGTAGTCGTAATAAGTATCTGGATGATGAACAGCGTAAATTAGCACCGGGTTTATATCGTTCGCTGCAGTATGTGGGGAAGCAGATCGTTGATGGAGCAAAAAACGTTGAATTACTGTTAGATCATCAGAAAAACGAATTGGAAGCAAAAGGGTTTAAAATTGATTATCTTAACCTGTTTTCGTTTGAGAAGATGAAACCGGTTACCAGTCCCCAGGCAAACAGTAAATATATCTTGGCCGGCGCCGTGTACTTAGGCGAAACACGTTTAATTGATAATATCATTATTGAAAAATAGTTACGACCATGAAGCTAACGATGTTCAAATCTAAATTGCATCAGATGAAGGTAACTGAGGCAAACCTTCATTATGAGGGAAGCATTACCATTGACCAAGAGCTATTGGATGAGTCGGGTATTCTTCCTTATGAAAAAGTGCAGGTCGTAAATATTACCAATGGTGAACGTCTTGAAACTTATACAATTCCTGGTGATGCCGGTTCGCGCGTTTGTTGTCTAAATGGAGCTGCGGCGCGAAAAACGCAAGTGGGCGATCGGGTTATTATTATTTCTTATGCCGAGATGACGCCCGAAGAGGCCAAAGACTTCAAGCCCAAGGTGGTTATTGTGGATGAGAATAATGATCCCAAAACTATTGTTGAGGATACCGAATATGCCACCAAGTATGATCTAAAAAAGGGCGTGGTGGACAATACGGTGGTTGACGAATAAGCTAATACTATTTACGATTTTTAAAACCCTCAGGATTTGCTTTCTTGAGGGTTATTTTTATTTAAGGGGTATATATAGTTTGAAGAAAACCTCCGATTGTCCTCATTAAATAAATTGATCTTTTTATGAAACGTATACTACTTCCGCTATTTGCTGTCTTATTGCTTCCACTGATGTCTATAGCCCAGTCGAGTAAACCATTTAAAAGCATGGATGTCTTTGAGCTGCAATGGGTTTCCGATCCCCAAATATCACCAAACGGAGAGCAGATTGTATATTCCCGGGGGCAGATGGATAAGATGAAAGATCGTCGTACTTCGCAGCTGTGGATTATGGATGCGGATGGTTCCAATCACCGGAAGCTTACCGGTCGGGATGTTAGCGAAGGTAGCGCGCGTTGGTCACCCGACGGTAGTAGAATTGTCTTTACTTCGTCAACAGAAGATGATGGTAGTGAAATTTATGTGTATTGGATGGACAGTGGGGCATTATCGCGCATTACGCAGCTGGAGGAAGCACCCAGTGGAATCAGTTGGTCGCCCGATGGTGAACGTTTGGCTTTTAACATGAAGGTGAAAGAATCAAATCCCACGCTAACGAATTCCAAAAATCCACCAGAAGGAGCTGAGTGGGCAGAAAGTCCACGGGTGACGACGCGACTTAATTATGAATCCGATGGTTCGGGTTATGTTGATCCGGGCTTCACACATATTTTTACGGTTCCGGCTGAGGGTGGAGCGCCGCGCCAAATCACTGAGGGTGATTATCATTATTCTGGAGATATTGAGTGGAGCAGCGATGGTGAACAGCTAATTTTTTCCGCGAATCTGAATGAGGATTGGGAGCATAATTACCGAGAGTCTGAGTTGTATTCTGTGGATGTAGAAACTGGAGAAATTGATCAGCTTACTGATCGCAAGGGGCCGGATTACAGTGCCCGGGTATCGCCGAATGGAGAAACAATTGCCTATTTGGGTTATGATGACAAGGTACAGACTTATCAGCTTACCAAGTTATATACCATGAGTACTGATAGTGAAGAGAAGCAAGAAGTAGAGTTGGATTTGGATCGAAGTATTTCCTCCATCCAGTGGGATGAAAATGGACGGGGGCTGTATTTTATGTATGATGATGAGGGAAATACCAAGATCGGACATATAACGCTTGATGGAGAAACTTCGGTAGTAGCAAATGATGTTGGTGGAACGACGGTAGCTCGTCCTTATGGCGGCGGTTCATATTCAGTGGCTGATGATGGGACTATAGCGTATAATGAAACGACGCCCTACCATCC belongs to Fodinibius sp. Rm-B-1B1-1 and includes:
- the sucB gene encoding 2-oxoglutarate dehydrogenase, E2 component, dihydrolipoamide succinyltransferase — encoded protein: MARVEVEMPQMGESVMEGTVIEWSKEIGDEVEEDETLLEIATDKVDTEVPSPQAGILIEKLAKEGDTIEVGQPIAVIETDADAADTSGDSGSTEEEAEESETEEGSSAPETSETEESPEETGGGDADDEGERVEVQMPQMGESVMEGTVIEWAKAIGDEVEEDETLLEISTDKVDTEVPSPQAGTLVEILVEEGDTVEVGQTIAVIATGKAASGAASTTKPTSDTQKKEETTSTQEQKSQPAASTSTNGAPSGGSEPQRIGSDGRFYSPLVRSIAKEEGISQEELESIEGSGQGGRVSKEDVMSYLEDRKAGKAQQTAQPSGGLSKPSMQSQPAAKGKEGSISAGELDVQRPSENVERVKMDRMRKMIAEHMVKSKQTSAHVTTFSEVDVTNLVRWREANKQEFQERAGVKLTYTPLFIEKMIQAIREFPLINSSVDTENDEILLKRDINFGLAVALGEGGKGGLIVPVIKHAQEKNLVGLAKSVNDLAIKARNKNLNPDDLVGGTITLTNYGSVGNLMGTPIINQPQVAIIGTGAIEKRPVVRETSEGDVIAIRHMMYLSMSYDHRIVDGAHGGAFLNRVKELLENFDPERAV
- a CDS encoding S9 family peptidase, producing the protein MKRILLPLFAVLLLPLMSIAQSSKPFKSMDVFELQWVSDPQISPNGEQIVYSRGQMDKMKDRRTSQLWIMDADGSNHRKLTGRDVSEGSARWSPDGSRIVFTSSTEDDGSEIYVYWMDSGALSRITQLEEAPSGISWSPDGERLAFNMKVKESNPTLTNSKNPPEGAEWAESPRVTTRLNYESDGSGYVDPGFTHIFTVPAEGGAPRQITEGDYHYSGDIEWSSDGEQLIFSANLNEDWEHNYRESELYSVDVETGEIDQLTDRKGPDYSARVSPNGETIAYLGYDDKVQTYQLTKLYTMSTDSEEKQEVELDLDRSISSIQWDENGRGLYFMYDDEGNTKIGHITLDGETSVVANDVGGTTVARPYGGGSYSVADDGTIAYNETTPYHPAELATTSRDQGEGTKLTGLNDALLDYRDLGQVEEIWYTSSVDGRPIQGWIVKPPSFDPNKEYPLVVENHGGPISNYGDRFSPEIQLYASAGYVVFYPNPRGSTGYGEEFGNLLYHDYPGDDYHDVMDGVDAVLEKGYVDEDNLFVTGGSAGGTMTSWMVGKNNRFEAAAVIKPVMNWISKTLTADNYYGYANYRYPGQPWENFEAYWENSPVSLVGNIETPTMVMVGTDDLRTPPSEAKQLYSALKLRKIETAYVEMPGASHFIANRPSQLIDKVEHIIAWFEQYRTGE
- the panD gene encoding aspartate 1-decarboxylase, which translates into the protein MKLTMFKSKLHQMKVTEANLHYEGSITIDQELLDESGILPYEKVQVVNITNGERLETYTIPGDAGSRVCCLNGAAARKTQVGDRVIIISYAEMTPEEAKDFKPKVVIVDENNDPKTIVEDTEYATKYDLKKGVVDNTVVDE
- the panC gene encoding pantoate--beta-alanine ligase — encoded protein: MAINPFFIGNYMESQRSIADIRDKVQSFKREGNTVAFVPTMGALHEGHLSLFRLAQQKADKVIASIYVNPEQFAPDEDFEEYPRELQDDLEKCEEEGVAAVFAPTDEIMYPGKQFLSIEVDELNEYMDGGSRPGFFEGILLVVNKLFNIIKPDFAVFGQKDIQQFRILQQMVTEFNHDIELVMGPIKRANDGLALSSRNKYLDDEQRKLAPGLYRSLQYVGKQIVDGAKNVELLLDHQKNELEAKGFKIDYLNLFSFEKMKPVTSPQANSKYILAGAVYLGETRLIDNIIIEK